The following are encoded in a window of Castanea sativa cultivar Marrone di Chiusa Pesio chromosome 9, ASM4071231v1 genomic DNA:
- the LOC142610795 gene encoding protein FATTY ACID EXPORT 3, chloroplastic isoform X1: MESISFLNPNPSYRSTKSSLVQFSRFDSLLRPRTRTYSYNYNYKLSLLPKPVSLSSNGVSSRFLSRNPPRRFIVVASSASHEDSKSQEIEVEKGKDDHNLGAEDSQEVWKELLESFKEQALKMQSVSQEAYELYSKKAVVILKETSEQLKIQADKARDDLIEIAKEISEEGKVYISTAAENSPEPVKDIVETFNMPTEDLKEISRVHDFRVGIPYGLLLSVGGFLSFMLTGNIAAIRFGVILGGTLLALSVSSLKSYKRGELFPLALKGQAAIASIIFLRELSQLSQAPSFLSFVSTVISGAVVAFFIYRIILDRKKHRGSNLENQTEN, from the exons ATGGAGTCGATTTCGTTCTTAAACCCTAACCCTAGCTACAGGTCGACGAAGTCTTCGTTGGTACAGTTTTCACGCTTCGATTCACTCCTCAGGCCTCGCACTCGCACCTACAgttacaattacaattacaagCTCTCTCTTTTGCCCAAACCTGTTTCCCTTTCTTCCAATGGGGTTTCCTCTCGTTTTCTTTCTCGGAACCCACCACGCAGATTCATTGTAGTAGCTTCCTCTGCTTCACATGAGGATTCG AAGAGTCAAGAAATTGAAGTGGAGAAGGGAAAAGATGATCATAATTTGGGAGCTGAAGATTCACAAGAAGTCTGGAAAGAGCTTCTAGAATCTTTCAAAGAACAAGCCTTGAAGATGCAAAGCGTTTCACAAGAAGCATACGAGTTATACTCTAAGAAAGCAGTAGTCATCCTAAAAGAAACTTCTGAACAGTTGAAAATACAGGCAGACAAGGCAAGAGATGATTTGATTGAGATAGCAAAGGAAATTAGTGAAGAAGGCAAAGTGTATATCTCCACAGCTGCTGAGAACTCCCCTGAACCAGTCAAGGATATAGTGGAGACATTTAATATGCCAACTGAAGATCTGAAAGAGATTTCTAGAGTTCATGACTTCCGCGTTGGGATTCCCTATG GTCTGCTCCTTTCTGTTGGTGGCTTTCTTTCCTTCATGCTAACGGGAAACATTGCTGCCATTAGATTTGGTGTTATCCTTGGTGGCACTCTTTTGGCCTTGAGCGTTTCAAgtttaaaatcatataaaagAGGAGAATTATTTCCTCTAGCCTTGAAAGGACAGGCAG CTATTGCAAGTATAATATTTTTGCGGGAGTTAAGCCAGCTGTCTCAG GCTCCATCATTTCTGAGCTTTGTTTCCACAGTCATCAG CGGTGCAGTGGTAGCATTCTTTATCTATAGGATCATACTGGATCGCAAAAAGCACAGAGGTTCAAATTTGGAAAACCAGACGGAAAATTAG
- the LOC142610795 gene encoding protein FATTY ACID EXPORT 3, chloroplastic isoform X2, whose protein sequence is MESISFLNPNPSYRSTKSSLVQFSRFDSLLRPRTRTYSYNYNYKLSLLPKPVSLSSNGVSSRFLSRNPPRRFIVVASSASHEDSSQEIEVEKGKDDHNLGAEDSQEVWKELLESFKEQALKMQSVSQEAYELYSKKAVVILKETSEQLKIQADKARDDLIEIAKEISEEGKVYISTAAENSPEPVKDIVETFNMPTEDLKEISRVHDFRVGIPYGLLLSVGGFLSFMLTGNIAAIRFGVILGGTLLALSVSSLKSYKRGELFPLALKGQAAIASIIFLRELSQLSQAPSFLSFVSTVISGAVVAFFIYRIILDRKKHRGSNLENQTEN, encoded by the exons ATGGAGTCGATTTCGTTCTTAAACCCTAACCCTAGCTACAGGTCGACGAAGTCTTCGTTGGTACAGTTTTCACGCTTCGATTCACTCCTCAGGCCTCGCACTCGCACCTACAgttacaattacaattacaagCTCTCTCTTTTGCCCAAACCTGTTTCCCTTTCTTCCAATGGGGTTTCCTCTCGTTTTCTTTCTCGGAACCCACCACGCAGATTCATTGTAGTAGCTTCCTCTGCTTCACATGAGGATTCG AGTCAAGAAATTGAAGTGGAGAAGGGAAAAGATGATCATAATTTGGGAGCTGAAGATTCACAAGAAGTCTGGAAAGAGCTTCTAGAATCTTTCAAAGAACAAGCCTTGAAGATGCAAAGCGTTTCACAAGAAGCATACGAGTTATACTCTAAGAAAGCAGTAGTCATCCTAAAAGAAACTTCTGAACAGTTGAAAATACAGGCAGACAAGGCAAGAGATGATTTGATTGAGATAGCAAAGGAAATTAGTGAAGAAGGCAAAGTGTATATCTCCACAGCTGCTGAGAACTCCCCTGAACCAGTCAAGGATATAGTGGAGACATTTAATATGCCAACTGAAGATCTGAAAGAGATTTCTAGAGTTCATGACTTCCGCGTTGGGATTCCCTATG GTCTGCTCCTTTCTGTTGGTGGCTTTCTTTCCTTCATGCTAACGGGAAACATTGCTGCCATTAGATTTGGTGTTATCCTTGGTGGCACTCTTTTGGCCTTGAGCGTTTCAAgtttaaaatcatataaaagAGGAGAATTATTTCCTCTAGCCTTGAAAGGACAGGCAG CTATTGCAAGTATAATATTTTTGCGGGAGTTAAGCCAGCTGTCTCAG GCTCCATCATTTCTGAGCTTTGTTTCCACAGTCATCAG CGGTGCAGTGGTAGCATTCTTTATCTATAGGATCATACTGGATCGCAAAAAGCACAGAGGTTCAAATTTGGAAAACCAGACGGAAAATTAG
- the LOC142610794 gene encoding vacuolar-sorting receptor 1-like — protein sequence MREMGKKLGLLVWVWFMLCRFCVGRFVVEKNSLKVTSPSSLNGLYECAIGNFGVPQYGGTMVGTVVYPEANHKACNDFDVSFKSKPGGLPTFLLVDRGDCYFTLKAWNAQKAGAAAILVADDKVEPLITMDTPEEEHADAEYLQNITIPSALISKSLGDSIRKALSSKEMVNINLDWTEALPHPDERVEYEFWTNSNDECGPKCDSQIDFVKNFKGAAQILEKKGYTQFTPHYITWYCPEAFIFSKQCKSQCINHGRYCAPDPEQDFSRGYDGKDVVVQNLRQACFFKVANESGRPWLWWDYVTDFAIRCPMKEKKYNEDCSNQVIKSLDVDLKKIENCVGDASADVVNPVLKAEQDAQIGKGTRGDVTILPTLVINSRQYRGKLDKIAVLKAICAGFEETTEPAICLSKDIETNECLHNNGGCWQDKAANVTACKDTFRGRVCECPVVQGVKFVGDGYTHCEATGALRCEINNGGCWKKTHDGRTYSACADDSKDCKCPLGFKGDGVNNCDDVDECKEKLACQCPECKCKDTWGSYECSCSGGLLYMQEHDICISKDAKTEVSWSFIWIIILGLAAAGAAGYAIYKYRIRRYMDSEIRAIMAQYMPLDNQGEIPNHVSHGNV from the exons atGAGGGAGATGGGGAAAAAGCTTGGGCTTTTGGTGTGGGTTTGGTTTATGCTATGTAGGTTTTGTGTGGGAAGGTTTGTGGTAGAGAAGAACAGCTTGAAAGTGACTTCACCAAGCTCTCTGAACGGTCTCTATGAATGTGCAATTGGGAATTTTGGGGTTCCTCAGTATGGAGGAACCATGGTTGGCACTGTGGTTTACCCCGAAGCCAATCATAAGGCATGCAATGACTTCGATGTCTCCTTCAAGTCCAAGCCTGGAGGCCTACCCACCTTTCTCCTAGTCGATCGAGGAg ATTGTTACTTCACCTTGAAGGCATGGAATGCACAGAAAGCTGGAGCAGCAGCTATTCTTGTTGCGGATGACAAGGTGGAGCCATTGATTACCATGGACACTCCTGAAGAAGAACATGCCGATGCTGAGTATCTACAGAACATTACCATTCCTTCAGCCCTTATAAGCAAATCCTTGGGGGATAGCATTAGAAAAGCTCTATCCAGTAAAGAGATGGTTAACATTAATCTTGATTGGACTGAGGCTCTTCCACATCCCGATGAGCGGGTTGAGTATGAGTTTTGGACAAACAGCAATGACGAATGTGGACCAAAGTGTGACAGCCAGATTGACTTTGTCAAGAATTTTAAAGGAGCAGCTCAGATACTGGAGAAGAAAGGGTACACTCAGTTCACCCCACATTATATAACTTGGTATTGCCCAGAAGCTTTTATTTTTAGCAAACAGTGCAAGTCTCAGTGCATCAATCATGGGAGGTACTGTGCTCCAGATCCCGAGCAGGATTTTTCTAGAGGGTATGATGGGAAGGATGTTGTGGTTCAAAATCTACGCCAAGCTTGCTTTTTTAAGGTGGCCAATGAAAGTGGAAGGCCATGGCTTTGGTGGGATTATGTGACAGACTTTGCAATCCGTTGCCCAatgaaagagaagaagtatAATGAAGACTGCTCAAATCAAGTTATTAAATCCCTTG ATGTTGACCtcaagaaaatagaaaattgtgttGGAGATGCTTCTGCAGATGTGGTCAACCCAGTTCTTAAAGCTGAACAGGATGCACAG ATTGGCAAAGGCACCCGTGGAGATGTTACTATATTGCCAACTCTTGTAATAAATAGCAGACAGTATAGAG GTAAGTTGGACAAGATAGCAGTTCTCAAGGCCATCTGTGCAGGATTTGAGGAGACCACAGAACCTGCCATTTGTTTGAGCAAAG ATATAGAAACAAATGAGTGTTTGCACAACAATGGTGGCTGCTGGCAAGACAAGGCTGCTAACGTAACCGCATGCAAG GATACTTTCCGGGGAAGAGTATGTGAATGCCCTGTTGTGCAAGGTGTGAAGTTTGTTGGTGACGGTTATACTCATTGTGAAG CTACAGGGGCTTTACGTTGTGAAATCAATAATGGAGGTTGTTGGAAGAAAACTCATGATGGCCGAACTTACTCAGCTTGTGCT GATGACTCAAAAGATTGCAAGTGTCCACTAGGATTCAAAGGTGATGGAGTCAACAACTGTGATG ATGTTGATGAATGCAAAGAGAAACTAGCCTGCCAGTGCCCAGAATGCAAATGCAAGGATACATGGGGCAGTTATGAGTGCAGTTGTAGTGGTggtttattgtacatgcaagaACATGACATATGTATAA GTAAAGATGCCAAGACAGAGGTGAGTTGGAGCTTTATTTGGATTATTATTCTTGGCTTGGCTGCTGCTGGGGCTGCGGGATATGCAATTTACAAGTACAGAATCCGG AGATACATGGATTCTGAGATACGGGCAATCATGGCGCAGTACATGCCATTGGATAATCAAGGAGAGATACCTAATCACGTTTCCCATGGGAATGTATGA